The genomic interval ACTAGTCGGCGTGGAACCGGATGAATAATCCTTGTGGATAATCCGTCCAGGTGATTCCCTCGTAAATGTTTTCTCGGTGGGTCCAAAGGTTCGAATGCTAATTGATCCTAGCAATCAATAAGATCTCCACGGGAAGGGATTTCAGTTTTCGAGAAGATATGGATTTGAGAGGGAGAATGTACAAGTGGATAAGGTCATGGACAGAAATATCAAATTCCCTTTGTTCGAAGCTCAAGTGGCAGCCTCCATCAAACACAATGTAGCTAAGCCGTAGAAAGGTCCTCAACATAACTTGTTTCAGCCTTTGCACTCTCAATGTTGCCTACCATCCGATCCAGATGATCAGTTTCAAACATGCCCTTCTTTGCCCACTCGGTACCTGCAACAATCGGACTGGTCTTATAAAAGATGGCATCGATTTCTTCCAGTCGCCTACCCGTAGTCTCAGGGTAGAAGAAGTAGATGAACGGAATGAAGCAGAAATTGAAGACCGTAAAGATCAAGTATCCCTTCCAGCCCTGCTGGCTCATCACGGATGGTGTGATCATAACAGTCACAAAGTTCCAAAGCCAGTTCGACGAGGTAGTGATGGCATTTCCTCGCGAACGTAGATGGAGTGGGAGAATCTCGGCATTGTATAGCCATGGCACGGCGAGGAAACCCAAGGCGAAGAAAGTGTAGTATAGGAAAAAGGCGATCACGCAGACAATGGATGCACCATAGGTACCGGAGCGGATGGTCAAGGACATGGTGagaaagcagcagcccaTGCCAAATGCTCCGATCATGAGACACCAGCGCTTGCCAATGCGGTTGATAATGACGAAGGGGATCAACGCTGAGACGAGGTACCACAGCCCATTGAAGCCAGAGAGTAGCAATGAAAGGTTATGACTAAGGCCGACGGAAGTTTCAAAGAGATAGGAAATATAGTAGCCGATGCTGCAAACGCCAGACCACATAACCATGAACATAAGCCTGTATCAGAAGGTTAGAACTAGACGCCAAAAAAGATGACAAAAAGGGAATAGGCACGTACCACCAGCCCAACATGACCCGGCGCAGATTCTGGGTTCCTTTTTCGTTCTTGAAAAGATGAATCCATTTATTCGCGCCATTgcgctcctccgcctcaaTGGCCTGGTTGATCATCTTGAGTTCGGTTTGCACTTCCTCATCGTCGGTGTTACTTGTTCCGTGCATTCTCATTATGATAGCTAGAGCTTCATCGGGCCGGTTATGAATGAATAGCCAGCGAGGGGACTCTGGCATGCAGGGAACTGCCATTCCATTAGCGAGGTCAACGAAGTGAAGGAATTGGAGCAATTACTTACCAGCGAACAGGAGAAGAATACCGAAGACACACTGGATAGCAACAGCAAACCGCCACTCGAATGGCTGATTATTAGAGTATGACAGCGCATAGCTCATCCAGTAGCTGATGGAAGCTCCCGTGCAGACCAGCACGTATTGCAAAGCACCGAATTTCTCTCGTTTCCGAGCTGGCAGCGTCTCAGCCTGCCATACTGGAATCAACGACGTGTTGAGACCCGTTCCCAGTCCGGCGACAATTCTGCCAACAAGGAATTGGGCACGAGAGTAGGAAGCAGTCTGGATGGTAGCACCCATCAGAATGAAGGAAGTGCCTATCAAAATGGGATTTTTGCGACCGAGTCGCTCACTGAAGAACATGCTCCCGATACTACCGAAGAAGCATCCCAGCGTGTACAGACTGGAGAGCAGGCCCTGCATGAATGAGGACGGATGATCCATAGTTTTGAGATAGTCATCAACGAGTCTACATCTGCGTTAGAAATTAAATCAATCGGAGGAGTGGAGAGTTCATACAAGACACCCGACATGAAACCCTGGTCGTATCCATAGAGTAGATACGACAGACCGCAGGTGACGGTCATCAAGACGCATAGTGCTTGTCCTTGGAGCGCCATGGTGCGTTGGCATATGCTTAGTGGAAGCGACAATCGCGAGACTTAAGTAGGCCCTAACTAGTCTTCGCATATTTCCCCGGCCCCCCGGTGGCCGTTCGGGGGTTCCCCGCGAATGCGAGTTAAAGAGTTCGTCGGCTGTTTTCCTTTTAGGGAAAGCCGATCGCTGAGGACAATGGACAACGCCATTAAAGTATGGCTTCGTGAACCCCAAATTTTGGGACATTCCACTCGATATCAATTCTCTTTTACTTTGAAATTACCTTTTGAAAATGGGATCTGTTCAGGAAGTGTACCCTCCGGGCATCCACGTCCCCTGCTTGACTTGGTTCAAGTCGGATCCCATCCAGTCCATCGATTGGGAAGTACAGGAACGTCACCTTGAATTCCTCGTCCGGAGCGACCTTCACGGCATCGTGATCGCAGGTACAAACGGTGAAGCAGCTACATTGACATCGGGCGAAAAGTCTAAGCTGTTGCGCCTCACGCGCTCCACGGCCCAAAAGCTCGGTTGTCCAAATCTGCCCATTACTTGCGGTACCTTTGGAGGTTGCACTCAAGCGATCATCGAGGACACAAAACTGGCAGCAGAGGCCGGTGCAGACTATGCGCTCGTTCTGGTGCCGTCGTACTTCCATTTCGCGCTCGATG from Penicillium psychrofluorescens genome assembly, chromosome: 5 carries:
- a CDS encoding uncharacterized protein (ID:PFLUO_007658-T1.cds;~source:funannotate), coding for MALQGQALCVLMTVTCGLSYLLYGYDQGFMSGVLLVDDYLKTMDHPSSFMQGLLSSLYTLGCFFGSIGSMFFSERLGRKNPILIGTSFILMGATIQTASYSRAQFLVGRIVAGLGTGLNTSLIPVWQAETLPARKREKFGALQYVLVCTGASISYWMSYALSYSNNQPFEWRFAVAIQCVFGILLLFAVPCMPESPRWLFIHNRPDEALAIIMRMHGTSNTDDEEVQTELKMINQAIEAEERNGANKWIHLFKNEKGTQNLRRVMLGWWLMFMVMWSGVCSIGYYISYLFETSVGLSHNLSLLLSGFNGLWYLVSALIPFVIINRIGKRWCLMIGAFGMGCCFLTMSLTIRSGTYGASIVCVIAFFLYYTFFALGFLAVPWLYNAEILPLHLRSRGNAITTSSNWLWNFVTVMITPSVMSQQGWKGYLIFTVFNFCFIPFIYFFYPETTGRRLEEIDAIFYKTSPIVAGTEWAKKGMFETDHLDRMVGNIESAKAETSYVEDLSTA